The Zingiber officinale cultivar Zhangliang chromosome 10A, Zo_v1.1, whole genome shotgun sequence genome contains a region encoding:
- the LOC122027298 gene encoding uncharacterized protein LOC122027298 isoform X2 encodes MTKRSMKLHNLNSPNAGQVSIENDQVALTTHDCEEGDPLDGAIKEDAIECETMLKTPDHTLTGYSDTSVLKGNNEKIDTPSTDFCSKDEEPCKSSRLPAEVGNDRIAKYTFKRTRKRVSPDNKNKDVYLEGNKKLRKTDKESALHEKPDKIMESTRDSRRLAQVARQVISRSE; translated from the exons ATGACCAAGCGAAGTATGAAACTGCATAATCTCAACAGTCCAAATGCTGGTCAAGTAAGCATTGAAAACGATCAAGTTGCACTAACCACACATGACTGTGAAGAAGGCGATCCTTTAGATGGAGCCATTAAGGAGGATGCCATTGAGTGCGAAACAATGTTGAAGACACCAGATCATACATTAACCGGGTATTCAGATACTTCAGTATTAAAAGGAAACAATGAAAAGATTGATACTCCCTCCACTGATTTTTGTTCTAAAGATGAAGAACCTTGCAAATCAAGTAGGCTACCTGCTGAAGTTGGAAATGACAGAATTGCAAAATATACTTTTAAAAGGACCAGAAAGAGGGTATCTCCAGATAACAAGAACAAAGATGTTTATTTAGAAGGAAATAAGAAATTGAGAAAAACAGATAAAGAAAGTGCCTTGCATGAGAAACCAGACAAGATAATGGAGTCAACCAGAGACAGTAGGAGGCTAGCACAAGTTGCTCGTCAG GTGATCTCGAGATCAGAATAG
- the LOC122027298 gene encoding uncharacterized protein LOC122027298 isoform X3, which yields MTKRSMKLHNLNSPNAGQVSIENDQVALTTHDCEEGDPLDGAIKEDAIECETMLKTPDHTLTGYSDTSVLKGNNEKIDTPSTDFCSKDEEPCKSSRLPAEVGNDRIAKYTFKRTRKRVSPDNKNKDVYLEGNKKLRKTDKESALHEKPDKIMESTRDSRRLAQVARQ from the exons ATGACCAAGCGAAGTATGAAACTGCATAATCTCAACAGTCCAAATGCTGGTCAAGTAAGCATTGAAAACGATCAAGTTGCACTAACCACACATGACTGTGAAGAAGGCGATCCTTTAGATGGAGCCATTAAGGAGGATGCCATTGAGTGCGAAACAATGTTGAAGACACCAGATCATACATTAACCGGGTATTCAGATACTTCAGTATTAAAAGGAAACAATGAAAAGATTGATACTCCCTCCACTGATTTTTGTTCTAAAGATGAAGAACCTTGCAAATCAAGTAGGCTACCTGCTGAAGTTGGAAATGACAGAATTGCAAAATATACTTTTAAAAGGACCAGAAAGAGGGTATCTCCAGATAACAAGAACAAAGATGTTTATTTAGAAGGAAATAAGAAATTGAGAAAAACAGATAAAGAAAGTGCCTTGCATGAGAAACCAGACAAGATAATGGAGTCAACCAGAGACAGTAGGAGGCTAGCACAAGTTGCTCGTCAG TGA
- the LOC122027298 gene encoding uncharacterized protein LOC122027298 isoform X1, translating into MTKRSMKLHNLNSPNAGQVSIENDQVALTTHDCEEGDPLDGAIKEDAIECETMLKTPDHTLTGYSDTSVLKGNNEKIDTPSTDFCSKDEEPCKSSRLPAEVGNDRIAKYTFKRTRKRVSPDNKNKDVYLEGNKKLRKTDKESALHEKPDKIMESTRDSRRLAQVARQELLQSLV; encoded by the exons ATGACCAAGCGAAGTATGAAACTGCATAATCTCAACAGTCCAAATGCTGGTCAAGTAAGCATTGAAAACGATCAAGTTGCACTAACCACACATGACTGTGAAGAAGGCGATCCTTTAGATGGAGCCATTAAGGAGGATGCCATTGAGTGCGAAACAATGTTGAAGACACCAGATCATACATTAACCGGGTATTCAGATACTTCAGTATTAAAAGGAAACAATGAAAAGATTGATACTCCCTCCACTGATTTTTGTTCTAAAGATGAAGAACCTTGCAAATCAAGTAGGCTACCTGCTGAAGTTGGAAATGACAGAATTGCAAAATATACTTTTAAAAGGACCAGAAAGAGGGTATCTCCAGATAACAAGAACAAAGATGTTTATTTAGAAGGAAATAAGAAATTGAGAAAAACAGATAAAGAAAGTGCCTTGCATGAGAAACCAGACAAGATAATGGAGTCAACCAGAGACAGTAGGAGGCTAGCACAAGTTGCTCGTCAG GAATTGCTTCAATCCCTGGTGTAA